One Castanea sativa cultivar Marrone di Chiusa Pesio chromosome 4, ASM4071231v1 DNA window includes the following coding sequences:
- the LOC142632816 gene encoding uncharacterized protein LOC142632816 — protein sequence MRLEESLDVGNSHDHEPPTTSYEQISLHRKSVWLPKHEVLLQDNGDRLSFLLCDFDIPVENHDPVLQEIASVAGSAGTSRMPIVVNLLRIVKLEEELDSVILDSMETYEPIPATKCSIKALEKVRFQQGLKSVQECVICMEEFHTGSEVTRMPSLSFLNVIELSFSPLDSSETTGAA from the exons ATGCGGCTAGAAGAGAGCTTAGACGTTGGCAACAGTCATGATCATGAACCACCGACAACTTCCTACGAACAAATAAGCCTTCACAGAAAATCAGTGTGGCTCCCCAAACATGAGGTTCTGTTGCAAGACAACGGTGATCGCTTATCCTTTTTGCTTTGCGACTTTGACATCCCAGTTGAAAATCACGATCCTGTGTTACAAGAAATAGCTAGTGTTGCTGGATCTGCTGGGACGTCAAGGATGCCAATTGTTGTGAACCTGTTGCGCATAGTGAAACTT gaggaggagcttGATAGTGTAATTTTGGATTCCATGGAGACGTATGAGCCTATTCCGGCAACTAAATGTTCCATTAAGGCTTTGGAGAAGGTTAGGTTTCAACAAGGGTTGAAGTCGGTTCAAGAATGTGTCATTTGCATGGAAGAGTTCCATACTGGTTCTGAAGTCACTCGCATGCCGT CCTTAAGCTTCCTTAATGTCATCGAACTTAGTTTCTCTCCACTAGATTCTTCAGAAACTACAGGGGcggcttga